From a region of the Cucumis sativus cultivar 9930 chromosome 6, Cucumber_9930_V3, whole genome shotgun sequence genome:
- the LOC101215517 gene encoding adenylate kinase, chloroplastic isoform X2, giving the protein MGAFFYFEIFLSILVRLTIISLYNTKVINELTVSYYWKNTCEYVSAFGEGGYKLRKYILGYGLVHIAAGDLLRAEVNSGSKNGKLAKEYMEKGQLVPNDIVVLMVKERLLQPDSQENGWLLDGYPRSYSQAIALKELGFEPDLFILLEVSEEILVERVVGRRLDPVTGKIYHLKYSPPDTEEVAARLTQRFDDTEEKVRLRLQTHHQNVEDVLSMYQDVTVKVNGNASKTDVFDQIDRLLRGLIEQRKAAIESLAA; this is encoded by the exons ATGGGAGCATTCTTCtattttgaaatctttctAAGTATCTTGGTCAGGTTGACTATAATAAGCCTATACAATACCAAAGTCATAAATGAGCTTACAGTTAGCTACTATTGGAAGAACACTTGTGAATATGTCTCGGCGTTTGGAGAGGGAGGATATAAGTTAAGAAAGTATATTCTTGGG TATGGTTTGGTGCACATCGCTGCTGGAGATTTACTTAGGGCAGAAGTCAATAGTGGCAGCAAAAATGGGAAGCTGGCGAAAGAGTACATGGAGAAAGGACAATTAGTCCCTAATGATATAGTCGTGCTG ATGGTAAAGGAACGGCTGTTGCAACCTGATTCTCAAGAGAATGGTTGGCTCTTGGATGGTTATCCTAGGAGTTATTCTCAAGCAATTGCTCTTAAGGAACTTGGCTTTGAGCCTGatcttttcattcttcttgaA GTCTCTGAAGAAATTCTTGTCGAGAGAGTTGTTGGAAGAAGATTAGATCCCGTTACTGGTAAGATATATCACTTGAAGTATTCTCCTCCTGACACTGAAGAGGTTGCTGCTAGACTCACACAGCGGTTTGATGACACTGAAGAAAAG GTGAGGTTAAGGTTGCAAACTCATCACCAGAATGTGGAGGATGTTCTTTCAATGTATCAAGATGTGACAGTTAAG GTAAATGGAAATGCTTCAAAGACCGATGTATTTGATCAAATAGATAGACTGCTAAGAGGACTTATAGAGCAACGGAAGGCTGCTATAGAATCTCTGGCTGCATAG
- the LOC101215032 gene encoding uncharacterized protein LOC101215032 produces the protein MVPPRASDPGWAHGIMVNGGRQKIKCKYCNKVMLGGGISRLKQHLAGERGNVAPCEEVPEEVKVQIQQLLGFKVLEKLKRQKNGSKNAVSCFPSREEINDGTHGVQNSRRHSLRRKAKEVQEGVTKEAKRKKKHLPTSFVTQSVNQNTAQIESIEQADMVVAKFVYQAGIPITVVNSQYFQQMADAIAAVGPGYKMPTYHSLMGKLLDRSVQDVGEYVEELRKSWEVTGCSVLVDRWMDRTGSVVINFFVYCSKGTMFLKSVDLSEISESAEGLLNLFDTIVQEVGPKNIVNFVTDTSPLFKAAGILLVEKYKTFFSSVCAAHCVELILEEIEKMVEVKEVVGKAKRMVQFIYNNVWVLNQIKKRNGGREIIHLASTRYFSIFLTLQNILSLKDHLHQTFTSDAWMQSDLSQYGAGLEVTKITADPQFWSKCDHITMGTKPLLSVLQFLESEEKPSAGFIYDAFEKTKSSVMLAFNQKGSVYLPYLKAIDHVLQKEFQSSLHVAAYYLNPSIFYSPTFLSSKVIQKGLLDCIEALEPDITSQVMITNNINFYEEAIGDFGRPVALHGRDSLAPATWWSLYGSDYPDLQRLAVRILSQTCSITQCRKRCSTFNYLYLKKNWLEKQKMNDLAFAHYNLQLQERRLETCKARCSIDAVDPVFSEAIDANMEDWVKDEHKRWVDVKVTNQETLVEHKLSNRDSCIGSTDERSTEETRDTDALLAK, from the exons ATGGTACCTCCACGAGCTTCTGATCCTGGTTGGGCTCATGGAATTATGGTCAATGGAGGTCGCCAGAAGATCAAATGCAAATACTGTAATAAAGTTATGCTTGGGGGTGGCATATCCAGACTAAAGCAACATCTAGCTGGGGAAAGGGGAAATGTAGCTCCATGTGAGGAAGTTCCAGAAGAAGTTAAAGTGCAGATTCAACaacttttaggttttaaagttttggaGAAGCTGAAACGGCAGAAGAATGGTAGCAAGAATGCAGTATCGTGCTTTCCAAGTAGGGAAGAAATAAATGATGGGACACACGGGGTTCAGAATTCACGTCGACACTCTTTGCGGAGAAAGGCAAAGGAGGTACAGGAAGGAGTTACTAAGGAAgcaaagaggaaaaagaaacatctTCCAACATCTTTTGTTACTCAATCCGTTAACCAGAATACTGCCCAGATAGAAAGCATAGAACAAGCTGATATGGTTGTTGCCAAATTTGTATACCAAGCGGGTATACCAATCACTGTTGTGAACTCACAATATTTCCAACAAATGGCTGATGCAATTGCTGCTGTAGGCCCTGGTTATAAGATGCCCACCTATCATTCTTTGATGGGCAAATTGCTTGACAGAAGTGTCCAGGATGTTGGAGAATATGTTGAAGAGTTGAGAAAATCGTGGGAGGTTACTGGGTGCTCAGTCTTGGTTGATAGGTGGATGGATAGAACTGGTTCTGTAGTCATAAACTTTTTTGTCTATTGTTCCAAGGGTACCATGTTCCTTAAATCTGTTGATTTATCTGAAATTTCAGAATCAGCTGAGGGccttctaaatttatttgacacCATTGTTCAAGAAGTTGGACCGAAGAATATAGTCAATTTTGTGACAGATACTTCTCCCTTGTTTAAAGCTGCTGGTATACTCTTGGTGGAAAAATACAAGACCTTTTTCTCAAGTGTTTGTGCTGCACATTGTGTGGAGTTGATCCTTgaggaaattgaaaaaatggtaGAAGTAAAAGAGGTTGTTGGGAAAGCGAAAAGGATGGTTCAGTTCATATACAACAATGTCTGGGTCCTAAACcaaataaagaagagaaatggtGGAAGAGAAATTATTCACCTTGCATCTACAAGATATTTCTCCATCTTCTTGACTCTGCAGAATATTTTGTCCTTGAAGGACCATCTTCATCAGACATTCACTAGTGATGCTTGGATGCAGTCAGATTTGTCACAGTATGGGGCTGGACTTGAGGTGACAAAGATCACTGCAGATCCACAATTCTGGTCGAAGTGTGATCATATTACAATGGGAACAAAACCATTACTTTCTGTGTTGCAATTTCTTGAATCAGAGGAGAAGCCATCTGCTGGATTTATATATGATgcatttgaaaaaacaaagagcaGTGTCATGCTCGCTTTCAACCAGAAGGGATCTGTGTACTTGCCATATTTGAAAGCCATTGACCATGTTTTACAGAAGGAATTTCAGAGCTCTCTTCATGTGGCTGCATACTACCTAAACCCGTCGATATTCTATAGTCCTACATTCTTATCCAGCAAAGTTATTCAAAAGGGTTTACTCGATTGTATTGAAGCCTTAGAGCCGGATATAACATCTCAGGTCATGATtacaaacaatataaatttctatgaGGAAGCCATTGGAGATTTTGGGCGGCCAGTTGCATTACATGGTCGGGATTCACTGGCCCCAG cTACTTGGTGGTCATTGTACGGAAGTGATTACCCAGATTTACAACGGTTGGCTGTTAGGATATTGAGTCAGACTTGCAGCATTACACAATGTCGTAAAAGATGTAGCACGTTCAATTATCTCTATTTAAAGAAGAACTGGCTGGAAAAGCAGAAGATGAATGACCTTGCATTTGCTCATTATAACTTGCAGCTCCAGGAGAG GAGACTGGAGACTTGTAAAGCAAGGTGCTCAATAGATGCAGTAGATCCTGTTTTTTCGGAAGCCATTGATGCAAACATGGAAGATTGGGTGAAGGATGAGCACAAGAGGTGGGTGGATGTGAAGGTCACTAATCAGGAGACCTTGGTGGAGCATAAATTGTCTAATAGGGATAGTTGTATTGGCAGCACAGATGAGAGAAGCACTGAGGAGACTAGAGATACAGATG CTTTATTGGCGAAGTGA
- the LOC101215749 gene encoding receptor protein-tyrosine kinase CEPR2, which produces MEKCPVYPLRSLLMLLFILSLFVPSMPLPTETQALLRFKENLKDPTGFLNSWIDSESPCGFSGITCDRASGKVVEISLENKSLSGEISPSISVLQWLTTLSLASNHISGELPNQLINCSNLRVLNLTDNEMVKRIPDLSQLRKLEVLDLSINFFSGQFPIWVGNLTGLVSLGLGQNEFEAGEIPESIGNLKNLTWLYLANAQLRGEIPESLFELKALKTLDLSRNELSGKISNSISKLQNLNKLELFVNKLTGEIPPEISNLTLLQEIDISANSLYGQLPEEVGNLRNLVVFQLYENNFSGKLPEGFGNMQNLIAFSIYRNNFSGDFPVNFGRFSPLSSIDISENQFSGSFPQFLCENRKLEFLLALENRFSGELPFALAECKSLQRFRINNNQMSGSIPDGVWALPNAKMIDFSDNEFIGIISPNIGLSTSLSQLVLPNNKFSGNLPSELGKLTNLERLYLSNNEFNGEIPSEIGFLRQLSSFHLEVNSLNGSIPLEIGNCERLVDVNFAQNSLSGSIPSSFSLISSLNSLNLSSNKLSGIIPESLEKMKLSSIDLSGNQLFGRVPSSLLAMSGDKAFLDNKELCVDENYRDRINTTLVTCTGKNSHKGVLNDEILFFSIIVSILVCVLAGLALVSCNCLKISQTDPEASWEGDRQGAPQWKIASFHQVEIDADEICSFEEENLIGSGGTGKVYRLDLKKNGYTVAVKQLWKGDAMKVLAAEMEILGKIRHRNILKLYACLMREGSSYLVFEYMTNGNLYEALQRQIKSGQPELNWYQRYKIALGAARGIAYLHHDCSPPIIHRDIKSTNILLDGDYEPKIADFGVAKVADQFQSASEHSSLAGTHGYIAPELAYTPKVSEKSDVYSYGVVLLELITGRRPIEDEYGEGKDIVYWISTHLDDRDHALKLLDIRVASEAIQNDMIKVLKIAVLCTTKLPSLRPSMREVVKMLSDADPYSSSMSLNNSSNKNIKDFV; this is translated from the exons CCTTGTGGATTCTCTGGGATTACTTGTGATCGGGCTTCCGGAAAAGTTGTAGAAATTTCCTTGGAAAACAAGTCGCTTTCTGGTGAGATTTCTCCATCCATTTCTGTTCTGCAATGGCTCACAACACTTTCATTGGCCTCAAATCATATTTCTGGGGAGCTTCCCAACCAACTAATCAACTGTAGCAATCTGAGAGTATTGAATCTCACTGATAATGAAATGGTTAAGAGGATTCCTGATCTTTCTCAGCTAAGAAAATTGGAGGTTCTAGATCTATCAATCAACTTCTTTTCAGGCCAATTCCCAATTTGGGTTGGAAATTTAACTGGATTGGTTTCTCTAGGACTTGGTCAAAATGAGTTTGAGGCTGGTGAGATACCAGAATCTAttggaaatttgaagaatttaactTGGCTATATCTGGCAAATGCACAATTGAGAGGGGAAATACCAGAGTCTCTCTTTGAATTGAAGGCATTAAAGACATTGGATCTTTCAAGGAACGAGCTTTCTGGTAAAATCTCCAACTCAATATCCAAGTTGCAAAATCTGAATAAGCTTGAGCTGTTTGTTAACAAGTTGACTGGAGAAATTCCACCAGAGATTTCAAACCTTACCCTTCTACAAGAAATTGATATTTCTGCTAATAGTTTGTATGGCCAGTTGCCAGAAGAGGTTGGGAACTTAAGGAATTTGGTAGTTTTTCAGTTGTATGAAAACAACTTCTCTGGAAAACTTCCTGAAGGATTTGGAAATATGCAAAACCTTATTGCATTTTCAATCTATAGGAACAATTTTTCTGGAGACTTTCCAGTGAACTTTGGCAGATTTTCTCCGCTCAGCAGTATTGACATATCTGAGAACCAATTTTCAGGGAGCTTTCCTCAGTTCTTGTGTGAGAATAGGAAGTTGGAGTTCTTACTTGCTCTGGAAAATAGATTTTCTGGTGAGCTGCCATTTGCTTTAGCTGAGTGCAAATCACTGCAAAGATTCagaattaataataatcaaatgtCTGGCAGCATTCCAGATGGTGTATGGGCTCTTCCTAATGCAAAAATGATTGACTTTAGTGATAATGAATTCATTGGAATTATATCCCCAAACATTGGTTTATCTACCAGCTTGAGCCAGTTGGTTTTGCCAAACAATAAGTTTTCAGGTAACCTTCCATCAGAGCTTGGCAAGTTGACAAATTTAGAGAGGCTCTATTTGAGTAATAACGAGTTCAATGGAGAAATACCTTCTGAAATTGGTTTCCTGAGGCAACTTTCATCGTTCCACCTGGAAGTAAATTCATTGAATGGATCAATCCCATTAGAGATCGGTAACTGTGAAAGACTTGTGGACGTAAATTTTGCTCAAAACTCTCTCAGTGGTAGCATtccatcttcattttcattaatcaGTTCTTTGAACTCCCTGAACCTATCAAGCAACAAACTTTCAGGTATAATCCCAGAATCTTTGGAGAAGATGAAACTAAGTTCGATTGATTTGTCGGGAAATCAGCTGTTCGGAAGAGTTCCATCCAGTCTTCTGGCAATGAGTGGAGACAAAGCATTTCTGGacaataaagaactttgtgtTGATGAAAACTACAGAGACAGGATAAATACCACCCTGGTAACTTGTACTGGAAAGAATAGTCATAAAGGGGTGCTTAATGATGAAATTCTATTTTTCAGCATCATAGTTTCCATCTTGGTTTGTGTATTAGCAGGACTAGCATTGGTAAGTTGTAATTGCTTGAAGATCAGTCAGACTGACCCAGAGGCCAGTTGGGAAGGGGACCGACAAGGAGCTCCACAATGGAAAATTGCATCATTCCATCAAGTGGAAATCGATGCAGATGAAATATGCAgctttgaagaagaaaatttgatagGAAGTGGAGGAACAGGAAAAGTTTATCGGTTGGATCTCAAGAAAAATGGCTATACAGTGGCTGTTAAACAACTCTGGAAAGGAGATGCAATGAAGGTTTTGGCTGCAGAAATGGAGATTCTGGGGAAGATAAGGCATAGAAACATCTTGAAGCTCTATGCCTGCTTAATGAGAGAAGGCTCAAGTTATCTAGTTTTTGAATACATGACCAATGGCAACCTGTATGAAGCACTTCAGAGACAGATCAAAAGTGGACAGCCTGAGTTGAACTGGTATCAGAGGTACAAGATTGCACTGGGAGCAGCAAGGGGGATTGCTTACTTGCACCATGATTGCTCACCACCTATAATTCATAGAgatataaaatcaacaaatatacTTCTTGATGGAGATTATGAACCAAAAATTGCGGATTTTGGGGTTGCAAAAGTTGCAGATCAGTTTCAAAGTGCTTCTGAGCACAGCTCTCTTGCTGGCACCCATGGTTATATTGCTCCTG AGCTAGCATACACTCCAAAAGTTTCAGAAAAAAGCGATGTGTACAGTTATGGTGTGGTGCTATTAGAATTGATTACTGGAAGGAGACCAATAGAAGATGAATACGGAGAAGGAAAAGATATAGTCTACTGGATTTCAACACACCTTGATGACCGTGATCATGCCCTCAAGCTTCTAGACATCAGAGTTGCATCTGAAGCCATTCAAAATGACATGATTAAGGTCCTGAAGATTGCTGTACTTTGCACAACAAAGCTTCCATCACTTCGCCCTTCGATGAGAGAGGTAGTGAAGATGCTATCGGACGCTGATCCCTACTCTTCTTCAATGTCCCTGAACAAcagttcaaataaaaacattaagGATTTTGTTTAG
- the LOC101210916 gene encoding protein phosphatase 1 regulatory subunit INH3: MRKRGLRSFFLLSPILIPITDFSIKISPSNMARAPMTASGAFTSSSPSLTTTTVILPNGSSSSQPPETLVLRLNRKKKKVSWKEGTVDNEFMQKKSSKKCCIFHKQKPFDEDGSDQEDDDNNHRHHHHHGNGNPCSSGGNGGDGSSSVN, translated from the coding sequence ATGAGAAAGAGAGGCCTTCGCAGTTTCTTCCTTTTATCTCCAATTCTCATTCCGATAACAGATTTCTCCATCAAAATTTCTCCATCAAACATGGCTAGGGCACCCATGACCGCTTCCGGAGCATTCACCTCCTCCTCCCCTTCACTTACCACCACCACCGTCATCTTACCCAACGGTTCCTCTTCCTCTCAACCCCCTGAAACCCTAGTGCTCCGTCTCAAtcggaagaagaagaaggtctCCTGGAAGGAAGGTACCGTCGACAACGAGTTCATGCAGAAAAAGAGTTCCAAGAAGTGCTGTATATTTCACAAGCAGAAACCCTTCGACGAGGACGGCAGCGATCAGGaggatgatgataataatcatcgtcatcatcatcatcatggGAATGGGAACCCTTGTTCTTCTGGGGGAAACGGCGGGGATGGTTCCAGTAGTGTCAATTGA
- the LOC101215517 gene encoding adenylate kinase 2, chloroplastic isoform X3 translates to MISGAPASGKGTQCELITQKYGLVHIAAGDLLRAEVNSGSKNGKLAKEYMEKGQLVPNDIVVLMVKERLLQPDSQENGWLLDGYPRSYSQAIALKELGFEPDLFILLEVSEEILVERVVGRRLDPVTGKIYHLKYSPPDTEEVAARLTQRFDDTEEKVRLRLQTHHQNVEDVLSMYQDVTVKVNGNASKTDVFDQIDRLLRGLIEQRKAAIESLAA, encoded by the exons ATGATATCTGGTGCTCCTGCTTCCGGTAAAGGCACACAATGTGAGCTTATCACTCAGAAA TATGGTTTGGTGCACATCGCTGCTGGAGATTTACTTAGGGCAGAAGTCAATAGTGGCAGCAAAAATGGGAAGCTGGCGAAAGAGTACATGGAGAAAGGACAATTAGTCCCTAATGATATAGTCGTGCTG ATGGTAAAGGAACGGCTGTTGCAACCTGATTCTCAAGAGAATGGTTGGCTCTTGGATGGTTATCCTAGGAGTTATTCTCAAGCAATTGCTCTTAAGGAACTTGGCTTTGAGCCTGatcttttcattcttcttgaA GTCTCTGAAGAAATTCTTGTCGAGAGAGTTGTTGGAAGAAGATTAGATCCCGTTACTGGTAAGATATATCACTTGAAGTATTCTCCTCCTGACACTGAAGAGGTTGCTGCTAGACTCACACAGCGGTTTGATGACACTGAAGAAAAG GTGAGGTTAAGGTTGCAAACTCATCACCAGAATGTGGAGGATGTTCTTTCAATGTATCAAGATGTGACAGTTAAG GTAAATGGAAATGCTTCAAAGACCGATGTATTTGATCAAATAGATAGACTGCTAAGAGGACTTATAGAGCAACGGAAGGCTGCTATAGAATCTCTGGCTGCATAG
- the LOC101215517 gene encoding adenylate kinase, chloroplastic isoform X1, producing MALHSSFTTVAYANPVSSSRQRQPFHFPYVSNNSISWTRHCRALSLPYSNVSPSLKATLSPTVTAHATPEPLKIMISGAPASGKGTQCELITQKYGLVHIAAGDLLRAEVNSGSKNGKLAKEYMEKGQLVPNDIVVLMVKERLLQPDSQENGWLLDGYPRSYSQAIALKELGFEPDLFILLEVSEEILVERVVGRRLDPVTGKIYHLKYSPPDTEEVAARLTQRFDDTEEKVRLRLQTHHQNVEDVLSMYQDVTVKVNGNASKTDVFDQIDRLLRGLIEQRKAAIESLAA from the exons ATGGCGCTCCATTCCAGTTTCACAACGGTTGCATACGCGAATCCAGTTTCTTCATCTAGGCAACGGCAACCATTTCATTTCCCTTACGTTTCCAACAATTCAATCTCGTGGACTCGTCACTGTCGAGCCTTAAGTCTCCCGTATTCCAATGTTTCTCCGTCACTGAAGGCTACGTTGTCTCCCACT GTAACGGCGCATGCAACACCAGAGCCTCTCAAAATCATGATATCTGGTGCTCCTGCTTCCGGTAAAGGCACACAATGTGAGCTTATCACTCAGAAA TATGGTTTGGTGCACATCGCTGCTGGAGATTTACTTAGGGCAGAAGTCAATAGTGGCAGCAAAAATGGGAAGCTGGCGAAAGAGTACATGGAGAAAGGACAATTAGTCCCTAATGATATAGTCGTGCTG ATGGTAAAGGAACGGCTGTTGCAACCTGATTCTCAAGAGAATGGTTGGCTCTTGGATGGTTATCCTAGGAGTTATTCTCAAGCAATTGCTCTTAAGGAACTTGGCTTTGAGCCTGatcttttcattcttcttgaA GTCTCTGAAGAAATTCTTGTCGAGAGAGTTGTTGGAAGAAGATTAGATCCCGTTACTGGTAAGATATATCACTTGAAGTATTCTCCTCCTGACACTGAAGAGGTTGCTGCTAGACTCACACAGCGGTTTGATGACACTGAAGAAAAG GTGAGGTTAAGGTTGCAAACTCATCACCAGAATGTGGAGGATGTTCTTTCAATGTATCAAGATGTGACAGTTAAG GTAAATGGAAATGCTTCAAAGACCGATGTATTTGATCAAATAGATAGACTGCTAAGAGGACTTATAGAGCAACGGAAGGCTGCTATAGAATCTCTGGCTGCATAG
- the LOC101215276 gene encoding protein EPIDERMAL PATTERNING FACTOR 2: protein MKRLPLVAHISLLFVIFFIILMIGSSLDATRWDHMSFNAEDTHRTINHSRHQQEKTKEVLGMELYPTGSSLPDCSHACGPCFPCKRVMVSFKCSVAESCPTVYRCMCKGKYYRVPSN, encoded by the exons atgaaaagacTCCCACTTGTGGCTCACATTTCTCTACTTTTCGtgatttttttcatcataCTAATGATTGGTAGCAGTCTTGATGCTACTCGCTGGGATCACA TGAGCTTTAATGCAGAAGATACTCACAGAACAATCAACCATTCAAGGCACCAGCAG GAAAAAACTAAAGAAGTACTTGGTATGGAGTTATACCCTACAGGATCCAGCCTCCCAGACTGCTCCCATGCATGCGGACCATGTTTTCCGTGCAAAAGGGTGATGGTGAGCTTCAAATGCTCTGTTGCAGAGTCTTGTCCAACCGTCTACAGATGCATGTGTAAAGGAAAATATTATCGCGTACCCTCCAATTGA